A single Brevundimonas sp. SL130 DNA region contains:
- a CDS encoding ROK family transcriptional regulator, with protein sequence MTLKTAAQKNRASKAGAKKPNDARSPRTLSGTLSGTNLERAGDYNLRTVLQAIRLQPDVTRIEISQLTGLTAPTIANITHRLIEMGLVTVVGRRKGVRGHPALMLRVVPEGAFSIGLNIDRDHLTILILDLEGVVRSRVSREAAFAMPEEVIAFVRDELDGVITSGKVDRTRILGVGVAIPDDLGRISLAHRPPGYERWSDIAIDKALADLMPWPIHCDNDAAAAALGEAEYGTAFDNPSFFYLLISAGLGGGLVINRNYHRGAASRSGEIGLMPDPTSTGPNMLVQDTVSMSALLERLEQAGLASPSITDLAAPCPETEAVIRRWLEDSVRSLTLPLVSLSCLIDPHAILIGGRLPESLIARLAAGLTEALSRMALPSTPRIMPAVIAQDAPAIGAAILPFLDQLLPSDAILMQAGRN encoded by the coding sequence ATGACCCTCAAAACCGCCGCCCAGAAGAATCGCGCGTCCAAGGCCGGCGCCAAGAAGCCTAACGACGCTCGGTCTCCGCGAACCCTGTCGGGCACTTTGTCGGGCACCAATCTGGAACGGGCCGGCGACTACAATCTGCGCACGGTGCTTCAGGCGATTCGGCTTCAGCCGGATGTCACCCGGATTGAAATCTCCCAGCTGACGGGGCTGACCGCGCCGACCATCGCCAATATCACCCACCGTCTGATCGAGATGGGCCTGGTGACGGTTGTCGGGCGTCGCAAAGGCGTTCGCGGCCATCCCGCCCTGATGCTGCGCGTCGTGCCTGAGGGCGCCTTCAGCATAGGGTTGAACATCGACCGTGATCACCTGACCATTCTCATCCTCGACCTGGAGGGCGTGGTCAGAAGTCGGGTCTCGCGGGAAGCGGCGTTTGCGATGCCCGAAGAGGTCATCGCCTTCGTGCGCGACGAACTGGATGGCGTCATCACCTCCGGCAAGGTCGATCGAACGCGTATTCTGGGCGTGGGCGTCGCCATCCCGGACGACCTTGGGCGCATCAGCCTGGCCCATCGTCCCCCCGGCTACGAGCGCTGGAGCGACATCGCCATAGACAAGGCGTTGGCCGACCTGATGCCCTGGCCGATTCACTGTGACAACGACGCTGCCGCGGCCGCTTTGGGCGAGGCTGAGTACGGCACTGCCTTCGATAACCCCAGCTTCTTCTATCTGTTGATCAGCGCCGGCCTGGGCGGCGGCTTGGTGATCAATCGAAACTATCATCGCGGCGCCGCCTCCCGGAGCGGAGAGATTGGTCTGATGCCCGACCCGACCTCGACCGGCCCCAATATGCTGGTGCAGGACACAGTCTCCATGTCGGCTCTGTTGGAGCGGCTTGAACAGGCAGGTCTGGCCTCGCCCTCGATCACCGACCTCGCCGCACCCTGCCCTGAAACGGAGGCCGTGATCCGGCGCTGGCTCGAGGATTCGGTGCGATCGCTCACCCTGCCTCTGGTCAGCCTCAGTTGCCTGATTGATCCCCACGCTATTCTGATCGGCGGACGTCTGCCCGAGAGCTTGATCGCGCGACTGGCGGCCGGCCTGACCGAAGCCCTGAGCAGGATGGCGCTGCCGTCCACGCCGAGGATCATGCCCGCCGTAATCGCCCAGGACGCTCCCGCGATCGGTGCGGCCATATTGCCTTTCCTTGACCAGCTTCTTCCGTCTGACGCGATACTCATGCAGGCGGGTCGCAACTAA
- a CDS encoding glycoside hydrolase 5 family protein, which translates to MLNRRQILAASAAAAVLPGAAACATMPGAARPTGFVRRDGASFTLDGKPYRYAGANAWYLPWLGAAADYGDNARLGRELDRLKADGVTNIRVSASAELSPLTNSVRPAFRDRGTDYNETLLVGLDRTLAEMGRRDIKAVLYLTNFWEWSGGMMTYLHWVNGGRYINMNDPAHPWPEFADMNADFYRSPEAVALYHHYIRAVVGRTNTITGLAYRDDPTIMSWQLANEPRAAGGLEKVRQNQPAFLTWVNGTARLIKSIAPNQLVSTGSEGLKGSGESAEIVADTHRSADIDYVTTHIWPGNWGWLDRQNMAATHANAKAQTADYIARHVDIARGLNKPLVIEEFGYPRDGDLYDPSVPTTMRDDFYETIYKAALDDARAGGPVAGTNFWAWNGEGRAAHPDHRFKSGDTAWLGDPPHEPQGWYGVFDTDASTRARVRTHAAAMRALTV; encoded by the coding sequence ATGTTAAATCGCCGACAAATTCTTGCCGCCTCCGCAGCGGCGGCTGTTCTCCCAGGCGCCGCCGCCTGCGCCACCATGCCCGGCGCGGCCAGGCCCACGGGATTTGTGCGGCGCGACGGTGCGTCCTTTACATTGGACGGCAAGCCCTATCGCTACGCGGGCGCAAACGCCTGGTACCTGCCTTGGCTGGGCGCCGCGGCCGACTATGGCGACAACGCCCGGCTGGGACGCGAGCTTGATCGTTTGAAGGCGGACGGGGTGACCAACATCCGCGTGTCCGCTTCGGCCGAACTGTCCCCTCTGACCAATTCGGTGCGGCCGGCCTTCCGTGACCGCGGAACGGACTACAACGAGACCCTATTGGTCGGTCTGGACCGCACCCTGGCCGAGATGGGCCGACGGGACATAAAGGCGGTCCTGTATCTGACCAACTTCTGGGAGTGGTCAGGCGGGATGATGACCTATCTCCACTGGGTCAATGGCGGTCGCTACATCAACATGAACGACCCGGCCCATCCCTGGCCGGAATTCGCCGACATGAACGCCGACTTCTATCGCAGCCCTGAGGCGGTGGCCCTCTATCACCACTATATTCGCGCCGTGGTCGGCCGCACCAATACGATCACGGGCCTCGCGTATCGCGACGACCCGACCATCATGAGCTGGCAACTGGCGAATGAGCCGCGGGCGGCGGGTGGTCTGGAAAAGGTCAGGCAGAACCAGCCGGCCTTCCTGACCTGGGTCAACGGCACGGCCCGTCTGATCAAGTCTATCGCCCCCAACCAGTTGGTTTCGACGGGCAGCGAGGGGCTGAAAGGCTCGGGCGAGAGCGCCGAAATCGTCGCCGACACCCACCGCTCGGCCGACATCGACTATGTGACGACCCACATCTGGCCCGGCAACTGGGGTTGGCTGGATCGGCAAAACATGGCCGCGACCCACGCCAACGCCAAGGCGCAGACCGCCGACTACATCGCCAGGCACGTCGATATCGCTCGCGGCCTGAACAAGCCGCTGGTGATCGAAGAGTTCGGATATCCCCGCGACGGCGACCTGTATGATCCGTCGGTTCCCACGACCATGCGGGACGACTTCTATGAGACCATCTACAAGGCGGCGCTCGACGATGCGCGCGCCGGCGGGCCGGTCGCGGGGACCAACTTCTGGGCCTGGAACGGCGAGGGTCGCGCGGCTCATCCCGACCATCGCTTCAAGAGCGGCGACACGGCCTGGCTGGGCGATCCCCCGCATGAGCCGCAGGGCTGGTACGGGGTCTTCGACACCGACGCCTCCACCCGTGCGCGGGTTCGGACGCACGCCGCCGCCATGCGCGCACTGACCGTCTGA
- a CDS encoding tryptophan halogenase family protein yields the protein MSEIKKIVVVGGGTAGWMAASAMAKTLGTRDRQIVVIESDQIGTVGVGEATIPMILLFNRILGIKEDDFIRATQATFKLGIEFADWRRLGHSYFHPFGHYGVDMEGIPFQHFWLRWKANGGGGGHDLFSAETQAAGRNRFMRVADERPRRLPPVNYAYQFDAGLFAAFLRRYSEERGVVREEGRIVEVRRHGETGDVDALVLDDGRIVDGDFFVDCSGFRALLIGETLGAAYEDWTPWLPTDRAVAVPCARVSDMTPYTRATAREAGWQWRIPLQHRTGNGYVFSSAFLSEDEASARLMERLDGQPLGDPRVLRFTAGRRIKSWDRNVVALGLSSGFLEPLESTSIHLIQAGVAKLLAHFPQRRSEPRLAEKYSREMAEDYEVIRDFLIAHYKLTERDDTPFWRHCRDMAVPDSLQARFDLFASRGEVLARHQELFKEANWLAVLMGMGMTPEGYHPVADQRDFAQLESTLTQIQQAVLERATAMPLHDQYLIQAGLTAPPPASAA from the coding sequence ATGAGCGAGATCAAGAAGATCGTCGTCGTCGGCGGAGGAACCGCCGGGTGGATGGCCGCGTCCGCGATGGCCAAGACCTTGGGGACTCGAGATCGGCAGATCGTCGTGATCGAGTCGGATCAGATCGGCACGGTCGGGGTGGGTGAAGCCACTATTCCGATGATCCTGCTGTTCAATCGCATCCTGGGCATCAAGGAGGATGACTTCATCCGCGCCACCCAGGCGACCTTCAAACTGGGGATCGAGTTCGCCGACTGGCGCCGGCTGGGCCACAGCTATTTCCATCCGTTCGGCCATTATGGCGTCGATATGGAAGGCATACCCTTCCAGCATTTCTGGCTGAGGTGGAAGGCGAACGGCGGTGGAGGCGGCCACGATCTGTTCAGCGCCGAAACCCAGGCGGCGGGTCGAAATCGCTTCATGCGGGTCGCCGACGAGCGGCCGCGCCGACTGCCCCCGGTCAACTACGCCTACCAGTTCGACGCCGGCCTGTTCGCCGCCTTCCTGCGCCGCTATTCCGAGGAAAGGGGCGTGGTTCGCGAAGAGGGGCGGATCGTCGAGGTTCGCCGGCACGGCGAGACGGGCGACGTCGACGCTCTGGTGCTCGATGACGGCCGGATTGTCGATGGCGACTTCTTCGTCGATTGCTCAGGCTTCCGCGCCCTCCTGATCGGGGAAACCCTGGGCGCCGCCTACGAGGATTGGACCCCGTGGCTGCCGACGGACCGGGCCGTCGCGGTCCCGTGCGCCAGAGTGTCGGACATGACGCCCTATACGCGGGCCACGGCGCGTGAGGCCGGTTGGCAGTGGCGCATCCCGCTGCAGCATCGCACCGGCAACGGCTATGTGTTCAGCAGTGCGTTTCTATCCGAGGACGAGGCCAGCGCGCGCCTGATGGAGCGGTTGGACGGCCAGCCCTTGGGGGATCCACGCGTCCTGCGTTTCACCGCCGGCCGTCGTATCAAGAGTTGGGATCGAAACGTCGTCGCCTTGGGCCTCTCCAGCGGGTTTCTGGAGCCGCTGGAATCCACCAGCATCCACCTGATCCAGGCCGGCGTGGCTAAGCTGCTGGCCCATTTCCCACAGCGCCGCAGCGAACCGCGGCTGGCCGAGAAATACAGCCGTGAAATGGCTGAAGACTATGAAGTCATCCGTGACTTCCTGATCGCCCACTACAAGCTGACCGAGCGGGACGACACGCCCTTCTGGCGCCACTGCCGCGACATGGCCGTGCCGGACTCGCTTCAGGCGCGCTTCGACCTGTTCGCCTCGCGCGGCGAGGTGCTCGCGCGGCATCAGGAACTGTTCAAGGAAGCCAACTGGCTTGCGGTGCTGATGGGGATGGGGATGACGCCTGAGGGCTATCATCCCGTCGCCGACCAGCGGGATTTCGCTCAGCTGGAGTCGACCCTGACACAGATCCAGCAGGCCGTTCTCGAGCGCGCCACCGCCATGCCGCTTCATGATCAGTATCTGATTCAGGCTGGGCTGACCGCACCGCCGCCAGCGTCAGCCGCCTGA
- a CDS encoding tryptophan 7-halogenase, protein MKGAPISHVVIVGSGVDAWLTALALARAVGPLGVAIEVLQTPTDPTPIVLDALPALRALHRLLGVDEQTLVTQCGAVPVVGQRFTGWNLDQPPFVRAYASVGDGGSHLDFIQHWLRARALGMTAGFGDFSPAGVAAAKRRAPPIQGEWKGADYGYRLDGAAYVDLIQRKALAAGVTLRAVESLAVHRNEGGLEGLDIADGRVRADLYIDATGEDARLGLIGSWEDWSACFPFRKLGYFTASRPHQLEALTENVALSSGWAAVLDLADRRVIAAVLDDQISGEVARMELEAVLGGPVTASGGSAPASPGMRDGWVGNCVSLGRSALRTDVLEGGWLLGLQIGLTHLIANFPLGQDMAGEARLFNSAVRRHAEAVRDYQAAHYRLSNRSEPKWRQAANAPIPSSLQARLDLFAVRGALPPFEDEVFQADDWRMMLLGHGLIPTDPNPAAESLDDAVERRRLFGVIQRNVAEAAGLPSVEAWRSSRGAA, encoded by the coding sequence ATGAAGGGCGCGCCTATCTCGCACGTGGTGATCGTCGGGTCAGGCGTCGATGCCTGGCTGACGGCCTTGGCCCTGGCGCGGGCTGTAGGGCCGTTGGGGGTTGCGATCGAGGTGTTGCAGACGCCGACTGATCCCACCCCCATAGTGCTGGACGCTCTGCCAGCCCTGCGGGCGCTTCATCGCCTGCTGGGCGTGGATGAACAAACCCTGGTGACCCAGTGCGGGGCCGTGCCCGTCGTTGGACAAAGGTTCACGGGTTGGAACCTGGATCAGCCGCCGTTCGTGCGGGCCTACGCCAGCGTCGGCGACGGCGGGTCGCACCTCGACTTCATCCAGCACTGGCTGCGCGCGCGGGCCCTGGGCATGACCGCCGGCTTCGGCGACTTCAGCCCGGCCGGCGTTGCGGCGGCCAAGCGCCGGGCCCCGCCGATTCAGGGAGAATGGAAGGGCGCGGATTATGGCTATCGTCTCGATGGCGCTGCTTACGTCGATCTGATTCAGCGCAAGGCCTTGGCGGCGGGGGTGACGCTGCGCGCCGTGGAATCGCTCGCCGTCCATCGCAATGAGGGCGGCCTAGAGGGTCTGGATATTGCCGACGGCCGGGTGAGGGCGGATCTGTACATTGATGCGACCGGGGAAGATGCGCGCCTCGGCCTCATTGGATCCTGGGAAGATTGGTCTGCCTGCTTCCCTTTCCGAAAGCTTGGCTATTTCACCGCGAGCCGACCGCATCAGCTTGAAGCCTTGACGGAAAATGTCGCCCTCTCAAGCGGTTGGGCCGCTGTTCTGGACTTGGCGGACCGACGCGTCATAGCGGCGGTCTTGGACGATCAAATCTCTGGCGAGGTCGCCAGAATGGAGCTTGAGGCGGTTCTCGGCGGGCCGGTCACGGCTTCGGGCGGGTCCGCGCCCGCCAGCCCTGGGATGCGAGACGGCTGGGTCGGAAACTGCGTTTCCTTGGGGCGATCGGCGCTCAGGACCGATGTCCTGGAGGGCGGGTGGCTGCTGGGGCTGCAAATCGGGCTGACCCATCTGATCGCCAATTTCCCGCTCGGTCAGGACATGGCCGGCGAGGCGCGTCTGTTCAATTCGGCAGTGCGGCGACATGCCGAGGCGGTTCGTGACTACCAGGCCGCCCACTATCGGCTGTCGAACCGTAGCGAGCCGAAGTGGCGTCAGGCTGCGAATGCGCCGATCCCGTCGTCACTACAGGCGCGTCTGGATCTATTCGCCGTGCGCGGCGCATTGCCGCCTTTCGAAGACGAGGTTTTTCAGGCTGATGACTGGCGCATGATGTTGCTGGGACACGGCCTGATCCCCACCGACCCCAACCCAGCCGCCGAGTCTCTTGATGACGCTGTCGAGAGGCGCCGGCTGTTTGGCGTCATTCAGCGGAATGTGGCGGAGGCGGCGGGTTTGCCGTCGGTTGAGGCGTGGCGATCATCCAGGGGCGCGGCATGA
- a CDS encoding tryptophan halogenase family protein: MEDMRKTAQGQPRTVVILGGGTAGWMTAAALTAVFNPAQVRVRLVESDDIGIVGVGEATLPAIREFNAFAGIAERDMLVATQGTYKLGIEFVDWGRIGSRYVHPFGAHGRPLGGAAFHHQWTRARLAGAPVGPIDDYAYSIEACRQNRFEPPSLDDSRVESTYSYAYHFDAGLYARFLRDVAEGRGLLRTEGRVEAVERTGDHIAALRLVSGERIEGDLFIDCSGFRALAIGEQPGDAWEDWSHWLPCDRAVAVPTARSEAFTPFTRSTASSAGWLWRIPLQHRTGNGHVYSSAHISDDEAAAALLAGVDGEVLAEPRFLRFRSGRRRASWLGNCVAVGLSSGFLEPLESTSIYLIQAAVTNLVKFWPGAANGHAVLRDAFNSAIDLEYDRVRDFLILHYWLNDRPEPFWRERRETEPPASLRETAALFQSRGHAPSYRNGLFAAPSWISVMTGQGAPPQAYDRLADHMPLAQVISGLQDERARLVARVAAMPFHADYVARNALARAA; the protein is encoded by the coding sequence ATGGAAGACATGCGAAAGACCGCACAAGGGCAGCCTAGGACTGTCGTCATTCTGGGCGGTGGAACGGCCGGCTGGATGACTGCGGCCGCTCTGACCGCCGTATTCAATCCCGCGCAGGTACGGGTGCGGCTGGTCGAATCTGACGACATAGGCATCGTCGGCGTGGGCGAAGCCACCTTGCCGGCCATTCGAGAATTCAACGCCTTCGCCGGGATTGCCGAGCGCGACATGCTGGTCGCAACCCAGGGGACCTACAAACTCGGAATTGAGTTCGTCGACTGGGGTCGTATCGGATCCCGATACGTCCATCCATTTGGCGCGCACGGTCGTCCGCTCGGCGGGGCGGCGTTTCATCACCAGTGGACCAGGGCCCGGTTGGCCGGCGCGCCCGTGGGGCCGATTGACGACTACGCCTATTCGATCGAAGCCTGTCGGCAGAACCGGTTCGAGCCGCCGTCGCTCGACGACAGCCGCGTCGAGTCCACCTACAGCTACGCCTATCATTTCGACGCTGGCCTCTATGCCCGCTTCCTCAGGGATGTCGCCGAGGGTCGGGGGCTACTGCGGACGGAGGGGCGGGTCGAGGCGGTCGAGCGAACCGGCGATCATATCGCCGCCCTTCGGCTGGTCTCCGGCGAACGTATCGAGGGCGATCTGTTTATCGACTGTAGCGGGTTTCGCGCCCTCGCCATCGGCGAACAGCCCGGCGACGCCTGGGAAGACTGGAGCCATTGGCTGCCCTGCGACCGCGCCGTGGCGGTTCCGACGGCCCGCTCTGAAGCGTTCACGCCCTTCACGCGATCAACCGCATCCAGCGCGGGGTGGCTGTGGCGTATTCCGCTGCAGCATCGCACCGGCAACGGCCATGTCTATTCCAGCGCCCACATATCGGATGACGAGGCGGCGGCCGCCTTGTTGGCGGGCGTGGACGGGGAGGTCCTGGCGGAGCCTCGCTTCCTGCGGTTTCGTTCTGGACGCCGCCGCGCATCCTGGCTGGGCAACTGCGTGGCCGTCGGGCTCTCAAGCGGCTTCCTCGAACCGCTGGAATCCACCAGCATTTATCTGATCCAGGCGGCAGTGACCAACCTGGTCAAGTTCTGGCCCGGCGCCGCCAATGGCCACGCGGTTCTGCGCGACGCCTTCAACTCGGCCATTGATCTGGAGTATGATCGTGTCCGCGATTTCCTGATCTTGCACTACTGGCTCAATGACCGCCCGGAGCCCTTCTGGCGTGAGCGTCGCGAAACAGAACCGCCCGCCAGCCTGCGTGAGACGGCGGCCCTGTTCCAAAGCCGCGGCCATGCGCCGTCTTATCGCAACGGCTTGTTCGCAGCGCCGAGCTGGATTTCGGTGATGACGGGGCAGGGAGCCCCGCCTCAGGCCTATGATCGTCTCGCGGATCATATGCCGTTGGCGCAGGTCATCTCGGGCTTGCAGGATGAGCGCGCGCGACTGGTGGCGAGGGTCGCGGCCATGCCGTTCCACGCCGACTATGTTGCGCGCAACGCCCTGGCGCGCGCCGCATGA
- a CDS encoding TonB-dependent receptor — MAGTSAIAVGFVLTLGAPTSAFAQSEAPPAQTDDAAVVDEVVVTGIRGALRSAQRIKRDADTVVDSITATDIGSFPDKSVAEALQRVAGVTVNRYAATSDTTHFSNEPSGVLVRGLSQVRSEFNGRDTFSANSSRGLSWGDVSPELMSGVDTYKNQTAELIEGGIAGTINLRTRLPFDVSGRQAALTVTGNYGSLAEEITPEVSAIFSDRFQTSIGEFGVMANLAYSELSSVSESAQYGRMGVFENVTALGGGTKYIPSWYRVGRTEFDRTRQGLAGAVQYRDNSGRFQATLQYNRSTYENVWHEQAIKGSAFTLYGQPTDYVITDANYATTLAAAPGSTFTFDDEGNFETGVLNSPIGWAGLDNASAGAGIGVTSDGSPIINACYSWAGCSPETRGGEVESITRYNRNEQMTEDLSLNMRWDATDRLSFMADIQYVNATVTNLDQDVSQIAYANIAIDATGEHPTMTLTPGTNNNYADGFLSNPNAWRFNNVNDHTEDSEGNQLAVRGDMEYKFDEGGWLDSLKAGVRYADREQTVRWSAYNWGGVANAWGCDSFDATSTNSAWYNVDSTTGGASVNGDCNASTPNTTFAGWDAGLASVQDFPEIFGGLVSGGPYSFTSWDFLESHEALSNAFAYDSVGVGSSRWTPVCRRAGEVDGCYLPQEIAEIKEETAAVYAMLKFGGPDTRIGGYRISGNIGARYVETKDSSDGYLIHADLLRSTSLDCRANTAPPGSTTPVVPQTIGCYISADDIAFSDGLAEARVASVKHKNFLPSFNLRVDLTDTWLMRFAASRAMSRPDIGYLKNYLQVGISLPSTDDPNDERWVKDASGNIVGVTPRYTAEAYNPYLKPITADQFDLTLENYFADTGSFSLALFYKKFNDYIQYGTYDQSITIDGVTRDVQVRGPVNGDGASLHGAEVAFQSFFPSLPSPFDGLGVQANFTYVENSGISNSNLTNVSSGGGSNTSGNGVSQASDSITTDSLEGLSKYSFNLVGLYEKGPWAARVAYNWRSEFLLSAVDCCIGLPIWQEAAGYLDASLRYKINDHAEVNLQASNLLDTESVLKQQVTDAEEGGLLKDYSWNRTDRRFMVTLRLRY, encoded by the coding sequence ATGGCGGGCACTTCGGCGATCGCCGTCGGCTTTGTCCTTACCTTGGGCGCTCCGACGTCCGCCTTCGCCCAGAGCGAAGCCCCGCCCGCCCAAACCGATGACGCGGCCGTCGTCGATGAGGTCGTGGTCACCGGCATTCGCGGCGCCCTGCGCTCGGCCCAGCGGATCAAGCGCGACGCCGACACCGTGGTCGATTCCATCACCGCCACAGACATCGGCTCTTTCCCGGACAAGTCGGTGGCGGAGGCCTTGCAGCGGGTCGCCGGCGTGACCGTCAATCGCTACGCCGCGACGTCTGACACCACCCACTTCTCCAACGAGCCCTCCGGCGTGCTCGTCCGGGGGCTTTCGCAGGTGCGTTCCGAGTTCAATGGCCGCGACACCTTCAGCGCCAATTCGTCACGCGGGCTGAGCTGGGGCGACGTGTCGCCCGAGTTGATGTCAGGCGTCGACACCTACAAGAACCAGACTGCGGAACTGATCGAAGGCGGCATTGCAGGCACCATCAATCTGCGCACCCGCCTTCCGTTCGATGTGTCCGGCCGTCAGGCGGCCCTGACCGTCACCGGCAACTATGGCAGCCTGGCCGAAGAGATCACGCCGGAAGTCTCGGCCATCTTCAGCGACCGGTTCCAGACATCGATCGGCGAGTTCGGCGTCATGGCCAACCTGGCCTATTCCGAGCTGAGCAGTGTGTCGGAAAGCGCCCAATACGGACGGATGGGCGTATTCGAGAATGTCACCGCTCTCGGCGGCGGCACGAAATACATCCCGTCCTGGTATCGGGTGGGCCGTACGGAGTTTGACCGGACCCGGCAAGGCTTAGCGGGGGCCGTCCAGTATCGCGACAATTCCGGTCGCTTCCAAGCGACGCTGCAATACAACCGCTCGACCTATGAGAACGTCTGGCATGAGCAGGCCATCAAAGGCAGCGCCTTCACCCTGTACGGCCAGCCGACGGATTATGTGATCACCGACGCCAACTACGCCACCACCTTGGCCGCAGCGCCGGGCAGCACCTTTACCTTTGATGACGAAGGTAATTTCGAAACTGGCGTATTGAACTCTCCGATCGGCTGGGCCGGTCTCGACAATGCTTCCGCCGGGGCAGGGATCGGCGTCACTTCCGACGGTAGCCCCATCATCAACGCCTGTTACAGCTGGGCGGGTTGCTCTCCGGAGACGCGGGGCGGCGAGGTCGAATCCATCACGCGCTACAATCGAAATGAGCAGATGACGGAGGATCTGTCGCTGAACATGAGGTGGGACGCGACAGACCGTCTCAGCTTCATGGCTGATATTCAGTACGTCAATGCGACGGTGACCAACCTCGACCAGGACGTCAGCCAGATCGCCTATGCCAACATCGCCATCGACGCGACCGGCGAGCATCCGACGATGACCCTCACGCCCGGCACGAACAACAATTATGCCGACGGCTTCCTGTCCAATCCCAACGCCTGGCGTTTCAACAACGTCAATGACCACACCGAAGATAGCGAAGGCAATCAACTGGCGGTCCGCGGCGACATGGAATACAAGTTCGATGAAGGCGGTTGGCTGGACAGTCTGAAAGCTGGCGTTCGCTACGCTGATCGCGAGCAAACGGTACGGTGGAGCGCTTACAACTGGGGCGGCGTCGCCAATGCCTGGGGTTGTGACAGCTTTGACGCCACGAGCACGAACTCCGCATGGTACAATGTGGACAGCACCACGGGCGGCGCCAGCGTGAACGGTGATTGCAACGCCTCCACGCCCAATACGACCTTCGCCGGCTGGGATGCAGGCCTAGCTTCAGTTCAGGACTTCCCGGAGATTTTCGGCGGTCTGGTTTCTGGCGGCCCCTATTCCTTCACAAGCTGGGACTTCCTGGAAAGCCATGAGGCCTTATCTAACGCCTTCGCCTATGACAGCGTCGGCGTGGGATCTTCGCGGTGGACACCGGTCTGTCGCCGCGCCGGTGAGGTGGACGGCTGCTATCTCCCGCAGGAGATCGCCGAAATCAAGGAAGAGACCGCCGCCGTCTATGCCATGCTGAAGTTCGGCGGCCCGGACACCCGGATCGGCGGCTATCGCATCTCCGGCAATATCGGCGCCCGCTATGTGGAGACCAAGGACTCCAGCGACGGCTACCTGATCCATGCCGACCTGCTGCGTTCGACCTCCCTGGATTGCCGCGCGAACACAGCCCCGCCGGGATCGACCACGCCCGTCGTGCCGCAGACCATCGGCTGCTACATTAGTGCAGACGATATCGCCTTTTCGGACGGTCTGGCGGAGGCTCGTGTCGCTTCGGTCAAGCACAAGAATTTCCTGCCGAGCTTCAATCTCCGTGTGGATCTGACCGACACTTGGCTGATGCGGTTCGCCGCTTCGCGCGCCATGTCCCGTCCGGACATCGGCTATCTGAAGAACTATCTGCAGGTGGGGATCAGCCTGCCCAGCACCGACGACCCCAACGACGAACGGTGGGTGAAGGATGCTTCCGGAAACATCGTGGGCGTCACGCCGCGCTATACGGCGGAGGCCTACAACCCCTACCTCAAGCCCATCACCGCCGATCAGTTCGACCTGACGCTGGAAAATTACTTCGCTGACACCGGCTCCTTCTCGCTGGCGCTCTTCTACAAGAAGTTCAACGACTACATTCAGTATGGAACCTATGATCAGTCGATCACGATCGACGGCGTCACACGCGACGTTCAGGTTCGGGGGCCTGTCAATGGCGACGGGGCCTCGCTGCATGGTGCGGAAGTCGCCTTCCAGAGCTTCTTCCCCTCATTGCCTTCGCCGTTTGACGGTCTCGGCGTGCAGGCCAACTTCACCTATGTCGAGAACTCCGGCATCTCGAACTCGAACCTGACAAACGTGTCGAGCGGCGGCGGCTCGAACACGTCCGGCAACGGCGTCAGCCAAGCCTCGGACAGTATCACCACGGATAGTCTGGAGGGCCTGTCGAAATATTCCTTCAACCTGGTTGGCCTCTATGAAAAGGGCCCTTGGGCCGCGCGTGTGGCCTATAACTGGCGCTCGGAATTCCTGTTGTCTGCGGTGGACTGCTGCATCGGCTTGCCGATCTGGCAAGAGGCGGCCGGCTATCTTGACGCGTCTCTGCGCTACAAGATCAACGACCACGCCGAAGTGAACCTCCAGGCGTCCAATCTGTTGGACACGGAATCCGTGCTGAAACAGCAGGTGACGGATGCCGAGGAGGGCGGGCTGCTTAAGGATTACTCCTGGAACCGCACCGATCGTCGTTTCATGGTCACCCTGCGCCTGCGCTACTGA